A segment of the Populus alba chromosome 9, ASM523922v2, whole genome shotgun sequence genome:
TCATTATAGCAGTCCATTTCAAGTTTTCTATTTTCACACAGTCGATCAATTCTTGCCATGGTTAATATCTGGTAAAGAGAGTTTTAGGTCGAAAAAGTGCGCCTTTCAGGGTCATTTGGCTGACTTCTGAATTGCAGGCCTGGAAGTAAGTTTGAGGCGCAACACTGTGAAATTTGTCCGGGCAACATTTGCTAATGTCTGGTGCTGGGTAGAGACCAtactgtcttttcttttctgtcttttGCCTCCCATTTCAACACCAAGATTTTAAGTTGTCGCACTTGTGGTTGAAATATACTATTttaccctctctttttttaaaaaagggtgttattttgtcaaaattttaagtttaatatgCTATTTAACGAGATGATAGAAGTCAAGGATACGATGCTAGGCAGCACAGAAAGCTGTAAATTGTAAGCCACAAATGATTTAACTACTCCAGCAAAACAACAGAAGACAAGCAAAACCAGTAAGATGTGTATGTCAAGACAGGAAGAATATCAAGCAACAGAGGATAACCTCTGTCCATTACCAAAATTTTACAATAGATATAAAGAGTCTCCcaggaaggaaaaagaaagatcaAGCAACTATCAAACTCACAAGAGGCATACCACACCACACACAGCGCCGTGCCCTGCATTAAATACATAAACAGACTGACTCCAGATGCGATCCATTTGAGAGAATTTCGTGAAGTTTCCGATGTTGCAGTATGTAATGATTGCCCTTTTATTTTAGATGCAAGGCTTAGCCCCAGAAGACCAACAAAGCTCAAGTCTTACCTGCATCTAATTGCAATGGTGAAAAATCCTTATTCACAATCAGGATTCAGGGCACGTCAGAAATGCCCAGAGTTAGCTGCATTTGGATTGTGAGTAGAAGAATGAAAGGCATAATGCTAAAATTGCCAATTAGCAAAACTGTTAGTCATGGTAATCGCCTTCTAAAGTTACGGGTGGTGCCTTGGTAGGTTCGTACCAGCAAGCCCACACCTATCCCAATTCCAACACAAACGCTTAGGCCAATGCCAACACCCACTCTAACACCAGCATTGAACCATGACATTTCACCATCTTCACCGTCCATATATTCTGTTCCTGGGAACAGGTGGTAATCTTCATTCTCCGGCTTGGGGTCTGAGTATTCAGATAACTGCAGAGTTTACAAGGTAAATTAAAAGCAGAATGCTTGGGGGCACAACTTCAAAGAAATGAGGATAAAGTACTGATCTTAGATGGTATCAAGTTTCGTAAAGTCTCTAGAATCACTCGCAACACAACATACTAAAGCAGACTAAAACAAAGGAATTCATATCACAACTGCAGTTACATTACAACACAGTGCTGGTTCTAACATGCCAACAATCTCTCATGCATAGGACTGCCCAGAAAGTGCAAGGTAAACGAAGCTACCAATGGCCTGTTTAACCCTGACTATATCTGGATTGAGAATTCAAATGGATACTGTCATCAGAGGAAACTATAACAACTTTAAACAACCATTTTGTTCTTAACATCCATTAAATTTTCTAAGAAACCAGCAGATCTTTATGCATGATATATCATCTTAAGATAGCATTTGAAGCTAATGAAGACACCCGCATGCTATACAAGGAAGAGATGTTGCACTAATGACACCCCCGGAGAAAACCGTATAACTCTTCAAACAgattaacttgaattaatagtttaggatttttacttttcaatctAGAAATATTCACACATTTTTCATGTTGTTGTAGCAGGTCATTTAAGCAAATAACATACAAAACAAAATGGGGTTGGATTGTACTATTCTCTACCTTGCAAAACACATACTAGAATCATATCTTTGCATGTCAGTAGAATGGCTAGAATAGAGTGAAaagtgtcaaagaaccatctcaactcaaaaATTTATGCTGTTAAGTGAGATTCTAagacatgatttatattattctttgacACATCAAGAAAAAGCAAACCCATGATTGTTTGGTCATTAAAACTCTAATACCATATCAAATAactatttcaacttaaaagtttaagttgttaGATGAGGTTTCAagacatgatttatattattctccaacAAAAACAACTAAGAACTTGCAAAGATGGAAAcagttcaaaaacaaaacagaagaaCTAAACATTCTGAAAGCAAAACACAATTTTCCAAGAAATCCAAGATGAAATTAAGGTATACCTGTAAAGGAAGTCTGGAAGGGGCTTTGTCCTGGCTTTCAGTTGCCTCATATTCTGGTATGGAATTTAACATCCCCTTTCTCATTTGCTTCTTACGAAAACCAAGCTGCAACGTCTTTGTTAAGATAATTGGAGTGCCTGAGAAAGATCCTGTAACATAGACCTCAATTGTAGGCATCTCTGAATCTAGACCCGTAAATTGTTTATCCTTCAGGAAGCCGTTGCCTAGTGTTATGTCTGATTCACAATTCATGCTCCACCTCTGGTCATGGTTCCTTGATTCCCCTACAAAACCATTACTATAACACAATTCTAGAACACCAGATAACACGAGGACATCCTTATCAAAAACCTCAAACCTCACACTCCCAGTCATCCTTATACTATCGGTGCTGACAAATGTTGCTTCTTCAGATCTCTTATCTAATCTATCCCTCCTAAGAGTGGTTGATGCACCATCAGAATTGATAGAAGTTCTAACACCATTTACTTCGAGAAGGGTATCAGGATATAATGGAATATGGTTCACAGAAAGGTGCTCTGGAGTCGAGTCATCAATCACACATTTGCTGATTCGGACATAGAATACTCTTAAATCAAGCCAAGGTAATGATCTGGGTTGATGAGGAGTTTGCCTAACAACTGTATGGCCATTTTCTCTCAGCCCATTTCCATTAGATGTTTCATAAGAATTCTCCATGAACATAAAGAAATCAATCGTCCTCCTAAATAAAAATCTTCCACCTTGACTCTGTTGCTAACGTCAAGTTCATTTCGGAGGAACAAACAAATGACCTGTGGACATGTCCAAAAAGTGAATCCATAGCAATTCAATCAACATAAGTTGAAGTTTGGACATAGCTAAAGAATAGAAGTCCATTTGAAAATCGAAGAGTTCAAAGAGAGACAGAACACCTAAAACGTAACTGGAGAGAAGAAGCAAAACTAAACAGTAAATGAAACCTTTTGAGAATTGAGACAGAAGGCTTTAACAGACCAGCCAGAACCATACACCAATCCTTTCTACTTCCTGCAAGAAGTTAaagcaaattaagaaaaagtaaAGCCCAAGTTGGGACAACGTAAATAAGTTGAAGAAACAACAGATAAAGAGATGAGAAGATGAGAAAATCAGCCAGAGAAAAGTTCAAAAGATTAGatgttgaaaaacaataaattacgTAACTCCCccaggaaagaaagaaaaatactacTGGAGGGTAAAGCTGAACTAACGGTTCTTTCTCCAAGCCGATCAAGACCTAATATAAAGTACAAAGCACACACCAATCAAACTCACCTAAGAACCAATCACATCTAAAAACTAATCACAGATAAACCATACCAGGTATACCAGAGAAATAAAACCGAACACTGACTACAATTCACTGAAGAAGATTAAACCTTTTAAAGATTGTAACAGAAAcggaacagaaaaaaaaatcaccgcAGATTCCAAGAAACTGGACGGCATAGAAGACAAATTATGCAAGTCTTACAAGCAGACAaatccctctctccctctctccctctctctctctgcatccaatcacaaataaaagaaatactaaaatatgataaaagaaTTGTTTAATTGCAAAAAATACTCACCAGACTTGTATCACCAAGACACCGtcttttgtttctctcttaGGGGCCTCCACAATCCAATGGTATCGATTTCAAGGCCTCTAAGAACACTTGTCTCTCCTCCAATATAACAGAAACTTGGCTTTTGATTTGCTAGAGAACAACAATCCTCCTAGCCATGCAAAAGCTAaactttccaaaaataaaaaaagcacaaaaCTCCACAAACAACCTGGAATTTACTTAATCTACAATTAATGGgatgaaaaacaaagaacaaccCAGTTCGTCAAATTCAACAAACGAAAATAGGCTGCCTTTGATTTGAATTATAGTTGAttgttgatgaaattgaaaagtaaagaCCAGCTGATCAAAAAGCAAACTTTCAAATATTGGATGGTTGAGTGCATTTTTATggataggataaaaaaaaaaaaaaaacgaacaaCCCTGATAATCAAattcaacaaacaaaaaagggtTGCTCTTCGATTTGATTTTTAGATTATCACTGTAAGTTGATCAGATTGAAAAAGCAAAGAGCTGCACAAGCAGCAGAGTGGCGAATTCTGGGTGGTTGCAGGCTTGCAGTTGagtctctctatttttttttaattcctttttacggttattattatattggaaAAGTGGGGTTACTCTGTATCTGATATTTTTCTGATCTTATCCAAGAAAGAGAGGAAGCGGGTCGGTTCACAAGGCCGCGGTCAGTGAAagggatatgttttttttatatataaaaaaaaaactttggttgCTCCAGATCATGATTTCAATATTAAGTTCAATAAGATTGAAACTTTTTCATTCTATCttcagattttatttaattttttatcccgCAAGATGCATGGATTACTTGATTAACGAGACTCGTCTTTAAATtacattttgataaaatcacaatTAAGCGTTCCATAGCATTTTTAGAAGTTTCTAGCTTATTGAACTTTATGTTGAAATCATGGTCCCgtgattttataatattttttaaatgcttagTAGTTTTTTATCCGTTAAAGTTGTaagattttaagttttaaccaCTATTGCACTTGTATAGTCATATGAATGATTAGtagtgtttattattattattaatatgagtatTTAGATAaacttttatgtattttaattaatttaataaattttaaaattaataatcatataagtaTCTAGTAGTCATCATATTAATAATCATAacgtttaaattttatataataaaaaaaacaaactttttatcattaaattatcAACCAGATGGTTGAATGAATGGCAGCTTATTTGCCAGGGAACTTTGCATTTGGGTGGCAGTTTATgcctttttgttctttttattattatttataagtaGGTGTTTATAACATAGTaatgctcatttttttttttaaaaaaaaaatagaagttaggaaaataaaaaagagctgGAACTTGAtgtaaattatggtttttttatataaaaaaatagttgtaagcttgatttattttttatattttcaataaaaattggtgctcattttcaataaataaatatgtttttcaattttctatgagaaaaataaactgaaaatacaaaaggaaaattattttgtataaacAGTAAACACATCCTTagtatttctagttttttcccGATAAGTTTGtctattaaaactaaaataatttaagttaaattttataaataaaaaaataatgcgttaactatatttttttttcccaacacgGAGCTAGAAATTCATAATTCTCTCACGTTTTCTTTTCATTGCAAGTgcgatatattaaaaaaacagctaaaacgTTTATACTAGTTTAATGGTTTATATAAACACTGAAccaaattaatatgtatttttaatcattttataacaTATTTTATCAAAGTTAAAGTGATTAGCGTGTGTAATGAGCTAAGATGCAGaatagtttttgtattttaaaaatatttttaaaaagatttaattttttttattttaaactaacaattttttggtatttttagataattttgatgtattgatattaaaaataatttttttaaaaataaaaaatatattattttaatatatttttaaataaaaaaatattttaaaataacaactttAATCAAGACTTTTAATTACACTATGAAAAACAcaagttattatttattgtcaGACAAACAACTTGTCATGTACGAGCAACCCCTTACAAAAATACGAGAAAATATTGTCCTAGCACGTGCCTACCTCAGCCCCACGCTCAATTGTTTTGCGTCAAGCATATCCTGGGGCAGCTAAgctatcatttggtttctttgggtttttttgttttttttaaaaaaaaaattattactaatgctgaaattttattatttaatattaaattaattataaattattttttatattttttattatataataaaataaaataaaaaataattcaatctaataaaattcataattaaaattgtGAGTTAACTAGAatggatttgatatttttttctaagtttttcagggataatttttatataatttaatttaaaataaatactgaatgaaaattttataagtttggACCCAAcgaatttgatatttattttttgagtttaatagtaatactaaaaaaatttctataatctaaatattattttttcaacgaTAGAAAGTAGTTTGATTTGAATGCACCAAACAATTTcaccaaataaatcaaacagCATGCTCGAGCTCCTCTACCATCTATACAACAGACATAAATAAAACGGTTTGATACTTCACTGCCTTGGCATTTCACGAGAAGACACGTGGGGAAACGGAACTTGCATTCTTTCGAAAACAATATCTTATCTTCTGCTTCATATCCATCTCTAACATGGCCTCACTACCATTCCCTTGCATGATAACGTTGCAAGAGGGAGCTGGCATGGCAACACGTTGGTCGGAATCAACGGTAACTTAACCACTGCTCATGAAGTTGGTCCTCCAGACACCTCAGATAAACTTAATACCTTAAATGAACTCACTACCATAGCCAACATATACACTACTAAGAGTccgaatttgaggaaataataTGGTAAACGAACTCACTGCCATAGCCAGCATCTCAACGTTTTAAGAGACTTCTAATTTCTTGCAGTATTACTTATTTTTCAACAGGGGTCACAATTAATCAGCTGGGatcacaagttttaaaaaagaattcctCCTTTCACACGCTATGCTATTTGCGGTTGATAACGTGTATAGGAAAAGGACAGCACGTTTCCTTAACCTGCCGCGCAATGCCTCCTGATTGCGAAATATTATCCAATTCCTTCAATGACAATAGGGTGTAAAACGTAGAAAACAAGTAATAATTTCCAAGATTATCCATTTCAAAGCAGATGTTTTTCCATCCAGTTCAATCATCATGTTATAAACTCTTCGGATTGGCAAATTCATGAATCCTAGACCAAAAGATGAGTGAAAATGGAGTGCATATGAAATAAACTCTCGAGCATCAGCTATTGCGAGACAGATATCAGACATATAAACGATAATGTCATAAATTACGTCTAACGGTGTGATTACTGAATGCAGCTCATCCTCCCGTTCAGAGAAAAAGGCCAACACGGCATAAAATGATAAATCAATTTCACGCCTCATTACCTCATGGGATGGACGTTGGGTTATATTCATCGAATCACAATCCTCcgaattcaaaagaaaatatcggTTTCCCCACAATAGTCAACCAGCACGTTTTGATGGACAATGGTGCTGATCATCTGTTTgtcgtttatttttttgaggAAATGTGCCTCCGCCAACTGATCTAGTATTCTGTCCACGATTCAAAGCGTGTAATTTCCGTGTTATTTTTGTCACCATCACAATTCACATATCCAAACAAATGAATATGGGAAAAAATGGAGAGAGGAACGAGGGAGACACATGCCAAGTGATCCTGACACCCATCATCCAGTTCAAATCAGCTATCAAACCAAGATATGGGTTAAAACTACGTTTTCACACGGGACCCGCTTGTGTGCAAAGAAAACATGGGAGGGTGAACATGCATCAGGTTCAGACATGAATCGCTCCAATCAAGCCAGCTCAAGCACATGATGAGGTGAATAGGTGCTACTTggaaataagaaaaccaaacctCTGTTTTGTGAGAGATGATAACACCACCAGTATTACATCAACCCCACAGAAGTAAATGATCTTGGCCAAGAGATGACTTACATCAAGCAATAGCCACGAATGGAAATGAGATGTCAAAAAGAAGAACCGACATTAGGGGAAGAAAAACTGCTCAAATGCAACCCAATTTGGTTTGAAATGACCAGAGTCTTGTCACCGAGGAACTGCAAAATCTAGGAAATGCCagcgataaaaaaaaatagaagaaactcAGTAGCTggagaaatgtaaaaaaaaaaaaaaaaatttgttcagCAGCAGGAAACTTAAAACACGTTGAGAAAACAAATATGGAACATAGAATACTACAAGTTAATTGGGCAACAGAGGGGATCATGATAACAAGAATTCAACAAGGGAAtctgaggataaaaaaaaatcacccttgCTGCcccaatttcattcttcatctaatgacttgatttatatttttggtGATGAGAACTTAAGGATGACTAACACTGTGATCATTCTGAAACACAAGCATAAGTTGTATGCTGCAGCCACCACAGCAGAACCACAACATTTGAAGTTGGATATAGAATTCAAGTGTCTTACAAGGCCTGCATCTCTACTTTACACACCAGAGCAAAGatggaaaaacaaatgaatGGGCAGGTTATTCACATTTCATTTGATGGTCAGGAGTGAAATAAAAGCTAATCAGTGGCAATTCTAAAGATTCCCCAAGGGAAAAATATAGATGTCTCCTACTTTGCCCCTAAAATCTGCAAGGAATATTTTAAAGATTGAATCGACAGGTTACAACACAAGCAGTAACGAAGTTATGTCTTGTTGACAGAAGCTTGACTTTTCATCTTGTAGCTGATCAACAAAGGGATTCTAATTTCACATACATTTGATCTTTCACGTTAAGAGACCTCTACTCTCACAGCCATCGAATGATGAAGGAAACCAGATATTTTGATAAAGAGAAGTTCTGTTTGAGGACAGGTTAAAATCCCTATCAAATCAATTTGTCCTGCTTTAAGGACATTaaacattcaattaaaaaatggcaTTACCAGACCCCACCTTAACTGGTACAGGATATTATAACTCAAAGAatccatggaaaaaaaaaactagcaaccAATGACAAATATAATTCATCCATTCTCTTTGTGGTGGGGGAAGGGGGAAACAGCAGCAAAAAGGCAAAATAACAGCATTTTGGCCAAAACATGTTTGCATATGCTGGCATAttacaaagaaacaaaattcaaagacTCGGAAAAGGATTCAATTTCCTTTCACATTTATCACCCCAGCAGGTCATGTCACAACGGTGTTGCAAGTCCTATTGCAATACAGTAGAGGAATCGAGTCAGAGGCAACCATTAACGCACAATAAAAGGTTGAAAGGAAACAGTGCTAAAAAACACTGCCAAAataaaacccattaaaaaataattgtatttcaATATTAATCAAATGCCATAACACTTGAACACCGGCAAGATATCCATTTCTGCACAATCTGGTTTTATTCGTAGATATAATACGAGAAGACAGAAATTATAACAAATGCTTGCAAGACCAAGCAAGTACTGTACACACACAAAATAACCCACACCAGTTTCTACAACGTCCATTTCCTAATTCCTACAACACATCCAGGTAGACAAACACCagtgtttattaattaaaaatataataattgagtCAGTAATAAAGTAAATTCTTCCAGAGATATCGAAAAATCCAGTTAAACGCCATCCCAGTTCCTTCTCATTGCCTCTGAAGAAGGCACCTAATTACTATAGAACCCTCATAGTGCGTAAACAAGTGGGGCCTCAGCATATATTTCACAAATGACACAACAGACTGTACTTAGTATttctcaaaatgataaaaacaacaataaactaaaatgataaaaaaaagaagatagaaacttgagaaataaaaacaactgaCCTCGAGAGAGCCAGCTCCAGCAAGAAGAATCAACAGCGATGCTAGATTTGAGTCTAGCATTTGCAATTGCATTGTGAAGTGGCATCAGTGACTCCACACTCCCTAGAACTGAAACAACCCtacaattcaaaggcaattacaaaacattatattaagataaacaagatccaaatttgaattgaaaagagGAATtagtttgcttttttcttttaaccttGAAGAGGCAAGGATAGTTCGTGTTGGTGTTGAGGTGAAAGGAGAAGACATGGATTTTGCGTTTAGTGTTTTCTGAGTTACCGTTTCGGATCGAGATGCCAGGGACCTTAAGGTTGCCGTTATTGCCGATCTGCAAAACGATGCCATTTCTGGTTTAGAGAAGCGGAGAGTGAGTTTAAAGTATCTGACTCAAAATCGAGAGATGAAAGGGTGATTGATGGCTTAAACCCTACGCTACACAGCGAGAGAGTTTAGAAGACCAGAGCCTTGTGGTGAGAACAAAAGGCAACCTTTCTTTTAACTGTTCAAAGAAACGCAGCGTTTTGGGTGGGAAAATTAACAGGAACGcaggggttttgatttttaatcatACCTGTGGTCGTTTGGAATTGACACTGataatttgtttctattttttttattgtatgggtgtttttattattattattatgagtaaaaaatagttcttttaaaaaataattattaatatagtttATTAATTGGGTTGTTAGTTTAATAGGTTAAGTGAAAAACTaagattaatataatatattaatatttaattttaaaaaaattattgttcttaAAAGAAATCTAAATCAAGTCAcgattttacttatttttaaaaatacttttagacatgtaatttaatttaaaactcaaaatgGATAGAAATCTAATAAAGAAATTCAAGGTTGACACGTTgaatcatatttaattataacaaaaactaaaaaaaatcggTGTTTTAATGTGCATATACTCATATCTACGGTATATCTTTGTAGTAAAATACAACCTTGCCCTTGATAGTTTAAGTCTTTTAGCATgctttcaagaataaaatagtatttttcacAAGGCACGTTTGCTGTCACAAGATTGAACATGGATGAAGAAGTCTTCTTAATTTTGATATGCGCATTGTAATATCCAAAGTACTCTCaaaagttgaattttcttgaCGGTAAGGGCAGGGTGTTTTTGgctcttattttttcttggcACAATATAGTTACTGAAGTGCCCCTAGAGTTAGATAATCTAAAGCTGggattgagggtttttttttttattattattattattttaatgttgtgagtggtcatgaaaaaaaaaattatttacatgaattttttttttaagttggtgGCGCGTGTACTAGCGTGGTAGGAaacatttgtgttttttgaGCAGCGCATATATTACCTTCCGATGATTGAATACCACATTTTAGGACAATGTTAAAGGTATCCTGACATGTATAGCCACCAAACACATAATGGAGCTCAAACGATATTTTTTCTCCCCCCTTCTATTTTTCccaaaaccttttaaaaaatatgcaaccctagcaaaaaaattcaaaagatcaacttgatcatttgatttttgatttttatatctaacatgtcattttattttatgatattttaaatttgatcctcgatgttttgatttataatttagattcctgattcttttatcaaattttaatttatttttaatttcattattgaatccatgattttatttttatttttttatatatttgatcttcattttcttgatttttatttttgttatagattcttttatgaatttaatttttcttttaattttgcctttCAATTTAGTATTTGATGGTATTTAAGGTTCAACCCtcgatattttgatttttaattttgatttttagatttttatcaatttgttttttcaattccatccttaggtccatttttttttttaatttggttcttattcccttgatttttatttatttctagattcacttgttaatttaatatttttttttaattttaccattca
Coding sequences within it:
- the LOC118059056 gene encoding uncharacterized protein isoform X4 — encoded protein: MASFCRSAITATLRSLASRSETVTQKTLNAKSMSSPFTSTPTRTILASSRVVSVLGSVESLMPLHNAIANARLKSSIAVDSSCWSWLSRDFAVPR
- the LOC118058889 gene encoding uncharacterized protein At1g01500, translating into MFMENSYETSNGNGLRENGHTVVRQTPHQPRSLPWLDLRVFYVRISKCVIDDSTPEHLSVNHIPLYPDTLLEVNGVRTSINSDGASTTLRRDRLDKRSEEATFVSTDSIRMTGSVRFEVFDKDVLVLSGVLELCYSNGFVGESRNHDQRWSMNCESDITLGNGFLKDKQFTGLDSEMPTIEVYVTGSFSGTPIILTKTLQLGFRKKQMRKGMLNSIPEYEATESQDKAPSRLPLQLSEYSDPKPENEDYHLFPGTEYMDGEDGEMSWFNAGVRVGVGIGLSVCVGIGIGVGLLVRTYQGTTRNFRRRLP
- the LOC118059056 gene encoding uncharacterized protein isoform X1; amino-acid sequence: MASFCRSAITATLRSLASRSETVTQKTLNAKSMSSPFTSTPTRTILASSRVVSVLGSVESLMPLHNAIANARLKSSIAVDSSCWSWLSRGQLFLFLKFLSSFFYHFSLLLFLSF
- the LOC118059056 gene encoding uncharacterized protein isoform X3; amino-acid sequence: MASFCRSAITATLRSLASRSETVTQKTLNAKSMSSPFTSTPTRTILASSRVVSVLGSVESLMPLHNAIANARLKSSIAVDSSCWSWLSRGIRKWTL
- the LOC118059056 gene encoding uncharacterized protein isoform X5; this encodes MASFCRSAITATLRSLASRSETVTQKTLNAKSMSSPFTSTPTRTILASSRVVSVLGSVESLMPLHNAIANARLKSSIAVDSSCWSWLSRGLATPL
- the LOC118059056 gene encoding uncharacterized protein isoform X2, whose translation is MASFCRSAITATLRSLASRSETVTQKTLNAKSMSSPFTSTPTRTILASSRVVSVLGSVESLMPLHNAIANARLKSSIAVDSSCWSWLSRGPTCLRTMRVL